One stretch of Candidatus Hydrogenedentota bacterium DNA includes these proteins:
- a CDS encoding Hsp20/alpha crystallin family protein: MSLVRWRDRGELSPWAPLRDIEGQFNRLFGELARDYDLFDRGWAPAVDVKENEQEYTIEADLPGMKKEEIDITVVDNVVTLKGERKHESETKEKDYHRVERRYGAFERTFEIPGGFDADKIAAHFDNGVLKVTLPKREESKPKQIEVKVS; encoded by the coding sequence ATGTCGCTAGTACGTTGGAGAGATCGCGGTGAACTGAGCCCGTGGGCCCCGTTGCGGGACATCGAAGGCCAATTCAACCGGCTGTTCGGCGAGCTGGCCCGCGACTACGACCTCTTCGATAGAGGTTGGGCGCCGGCCGTCGACGTCAAGGAAAACGAGCAGGAGTACACCATCGAAGCCGACCTTCCCGGGATGAAGAAAGAAGAGATCGACATTACGGTAGTCGACAACGTGGTCACGCTCAAGGGTGAGCGCAAACACGAATCCGAAACGAAGGAGAAGGACTACCACCGCGTCGAACGCCGCTACGGCGCGTTCGAGCGCACCTTCGAAATCCCCGGCGGGTTCGACGCCGACAAGATCGCGGCGCACTTCGATAACGGTGTGCTCAAGGTCACGCTGCCGAAGCGCGAAGAGTCCAAGCCGAAGCAGATCGAAGTCAAGGTCAGCTAA
- a CDS encoding Gfo/Idh/MocA family oxidoreductase — MNSRKASRRSFLKRSTAALGAIAAPNIITTGALAGAGRKGANDRVNIAYIAVGRRARQLMQVPEDSRVVAYADVNRARLDEMKQRNKEAKVYQDYREMLASPDIDGVIVASPDHWHALHVIHACAAGKDAYCEKPLSLTVREGRAMVDAARTHGRVVQTGSQQRSMKNTQDGIELLHEGKIGKVHTIHGANYPSPWDCDLPEEPAPAEIDWDMWCGQTQPRGYHKNLYIPRAGEYPDGRPLGWISYTPYSGGEMTGWGAHGLDVVLWASKENGPVEVWIEPDAASGPPIFFGKPLKFTEANAWPEGKDLLCPVSFKFAGGAVLHLDGKGPGGGAVFEGDGGSIVVDRGLHSLNPTPGEQDEKLRGPDATKEHIQNWVDCIRSREKPRADVETGHFAATICHLGNIARWTKRKLQWDHVKEQFVNDAEANTYLQRAMRAPWTI; from the coding sequence ATGAACAGCAGAAAAGCGTCTCGTCGATCATTTCTAAAACGATCGACCGCGGCCTTGGGCGCCATTGCCGCGCCGAACATTATCACCACTGGCGCGCTGGCGGGGGCGGGGCGCAAGGGGGCGAACGATCGGGTGAACATCGCGTATATCGCCGTGGGGCGGCGCGCGCGGCAGTTGATGCAGGTGCCGGAGGATTCGCGGGTTGTCGCGTACGCGGACGTCAATCGGGCGCGGTTGGACGAGATGAAGCAGCGCAACAAGGAAGCAAAGGTCTACCAAGACTACCGCGAAATGCTTGCGTCGCCGGATATCGACGGAGTAATCGTCGCGTCACCGGACCATTGGCACGCGTTGCACGTGATTCATGCGTGCGCGGCAGGCAAGGACGCGTACTGCGAGAAACCGTTGTCGCTGACGGTGCGCGAGGGCCGCGCGATGGTGGATGCCGCGCGCACGCACGGGCGCGTGGTGCAGACGGGCAGTCAGCAACGGTCGATGAAGAACACGCAGGACGGTATCGAACTACTCCACGAGGGAAAGATTGGCAAGGTGCATACCATCCACGGGGCGAATTATCCCAGCCCTTGGGATTGCGACTTGCCGGAGGAGCCGGCGCCCGCGGAAATCGATTGGGACATGTGGTGCGGGCAGACGCAGCCGCGGGGATATCACAAGAATTTGTACATTCCTCGGGCGGGCGAGTATCCGGATGGCCGGCCGCTGGGTTGGATTTCGTACACGCCGTATTCCGGCGGGGAGATGACCGGTTGGGGCGCGCATGGTCTCGACGTGGTGCTATGGGCATCGAAAGAGAATGGGCCGGTCGAGGTGTGGATCGAACCGGACGCGGCGTCGGGTCCGCCGATCTTTTTTGGCAAGCCGCTGAAGTTCACGGAGGCGAATGCGTGGCCGGAAGGCAAAGACCTTCTCTGTCCGGTGTCGTTCAAGTTCGCGGGCGGCGCGGTGCTGCACCTCGACGGCAAGGGTCCCGGCGGAGGCGCGGTATTCGAAGGCGATGGCGGATCAATTGTCGTTGATCGGGGACTTCACTCGCTGAATCCAACACCCGGGGAGCAGGACGAGAAACTGCGCGGTCCCGACGCGACGAAGGAACACATCCAGAATTGGGTAGACTGCATCCGGTCGCGCGAGAAACCGCGCGCTGATGTGGAGACGGGACATTTCGCGGCGACGATCTGTCATTTGGGAAATATCGCGCGCTGGACGAAGCGCAAACTGCAGTGGGACCACGTGAAGGAGCAGTTTGTGAACGACGCCGAGGCGAACACATATTTGCAGCGCGCGATGCGGGCGCCGTGGACGATTTGA
- a CDS encoding aldo/keto reductase: MEHAQDTFDRRGFITTTLGAATVSALAAKSAGAVPVTKKSISYSGPIPVRKFGKTGYSFPIIGHGGSAMMAKEYGYYGLDNPPSPEDRIKMVRDAYDLGVRYFDTARIYQESEELMGKALKDIRDKVFIASKVMVPSPDKVRASVEESLKQLQTGHIDLMQIHGPMIERFGYEGCMPQYDELAKLRDEGLIHFIGITGHNKFEEMYKMIATGNFDSVLIEYGYFKKGYNTRHSETMLEWRESCVAKAHELDMAIVAMKILGAWIFNHNAKNVLPDYDKEAVKRLPAAAIRWVINDPRISMLNIGVSYPGDVAENIRIATGDLALTNEDRVLLADFSAKAYMTERVQGFPVV; the protein is encoded by the coding sequence ATGGAACACGCACAGGACACTTTTGATCGGCGGGGATTCATCACGACAACGCTGGGCGCGGCGACGGTTTCGGCGCTGGCTGCGAAATCCGCGGGTGCTGTGCCGGTAACAAAGAAATCGATCTCCTACAGCGGCCCCATTCCCGTGCGCAAGTTCGGCAAGACGGGCTACTCGTTTCCAATCATCGGGCACGGCGGTTCGGCGATGATGGCGAAGGAATACGGGTACTACGGGCTGGACAATCCGCCGTCGCCCGAGGACCGCATCAAGATGGTGCGCGATGCCTACGATCTCGGTGTTCGTTACTTCGATACGGCACGCATCTATCAAGAGAGCGAAGAGTTGATGGGCAAGGCGCTGAAAGACATCCGCGACAAGGTCTTCATCGCGTCGAAGGTGATGGTGCCATCGCCAGACAAAGTGCGCGCGAGCGTCGAGGAGTCGCTGAAACAGTTGCAGACCGGCCACATCGACCTGATGCAGATTCACGGGCCGATGATCGAGCGGTTCGGATACGAGGGGTGCATGCCGCAGTACGACGAACTCGCGAAGTTGCGCGACGAGGGCCTGATTCATTTCATCGGAATCACGGGCCACAACAAGTTCGAAGAAATGTACAAGATGATCGCCACCGGCAATTTCGATTCGGTGCTGATCGAGTACGGTTACTTCAAAAAGGGATACAACACGCGGCATTCGGAGACGATGTTGGAATGGCGGGAGAGCTGTGTCGCCAAGGCGCACGAACTTGACATGGCCATCGTGGCGATGAAAATCCTCGGCGCGTGGATTTTCAATCACAATGCGAAAAACGTGCTGCCGGACTACGACAAGGAAGCCGTCAAGCGCTTGCCCGCGGCGGCGATTCGGTGGGTAATTAACGATCCGCGCATCAGCATGTTGAATATTGGCGTGTCGTATCCCGGTGACGTGGCGGAAAACATTCGCATCGCGACGGGCGATCTGGCATTGACCAATGAAGACCGGGTCTTGCTCGCGGATTTCTCCGCGAAGGCATACATGACGGAGCGCGTGCAGGGCTTTCCCGTTGTGTGA
- a CDS encoding polyphosphate kinase 2 family protein produces MGKSKVLRKLIAKFRVSNGKRFKLSDVDPDDTGPFESDDKDASAELLAKGAEKLAALQEKLYAQDRWSLLLIFQAMDAAGKDGTIKHVMSGVNPQGCQVHSFKAPSAEELDHDFLWRTNKALPERGRIGIFNRSYYEEVLVVRVHQDFLKAQRLPPEVVTKHIWKERFADINAMERYLSRNGTVIRKFFLHVSKDEQKRRFLDRLNDPTKNWKFSMKDVQERDHWNGYMRAYEEMIQHTATKHAPWYVVPADHKWFSRVVVSQVIIEALETLNLSFPEVGAAQRKDLEAARKLLR; encoded by the coding sequence ATGGGTAAGAGCAAGGTTCTCCGCAAACTAATCGCAAAGTTCCGCGTGTCGAACGGCAAACGCTTCAAACTGAGCGATGTTGACCCGGACGATACCGGCCCCTTCGAGTCCGACGACAAAGATGCCAGCGCCGAATTGCTTGCGAAGGGCGCCGAGAAGCTCGCCGCGCTTCAGGAGAAGCTCTATGCCCAAGACCGCTGGTCTCTGCTCCTCATCTTCCAAGCCATGGACGCCGCCGGGAAGGACGGCACGATCAAGCACGTCATGTCCGGCGTCAATCCGCAAGGCTGCCAGGTGCACTCGTTCAAAGCGCCGTCAGCGGAAGAACTCGATCACGACTTCCTCTGGCGCACGAACAAGGCGCTTCCGGAGCGCGGCCGCATTGGCATCTTCAACCGCTCGTACTACGAGGAGGTGCTCGTCGTTCGTGTCCACCAGGATTTCCTGAAGGCACAGCGCCTGCCGCCCGAAGTCGTCACCAAACATATTTGGAAGGAACGCTTCGCGGACATCAACGCGATGGAGCGCTACCTCTCGCGCAACGGCACGGTCATCCGCAAGTTTTTCCTGCATGTTTCCAAGGACGAACAGAAGCGGCGATTCCTTGATCGCTTGAACGACCCCACGAAGAACTGGAAATTCTCCATGAAGGACGTCCAGGAGCGCGATCATTGGAACGGCTACATGCGCGCGTACGAAGAAATGATTCAACACACCGCGACAAAACACGCCCCGTGGTACGTCGTGCCCGCCGACCACAAGTGGTTCAGCCGCGTCGTAGTTTCTCAGGTGATCATCGAGGCGCTGGAGACTCTGAATCTCTCGTTTCCCGAGGTTGGCGCGGCCCAGCGCAAGGATCTCGAAGCGGCGCGCAAGCTCTTGCGCTAG
- a CDS encoding alpha/beta hydrolase — MVKKSEVVPHAMGTATLFVLLVFIDNGHAESNANVVVTKDVQYGVGLIENGASRQPLFLDIYRVGQGAELKPTLILIHGGGFSGGDKSNYEKVARQFAAQGFVCFSINYRLTGNKPPNGIASTFEDAKTAVRWIRAHQTKYGVDPKRIAAMGSSAGASIADTLALSEASEYRPDLDVPENNPSVDSSIQACIDHSGGCAASGTADSEDPPILIMHAIGDSKSPFSCAEHLRDRITKAGGTCRFLALPGSDHVPPLETTFNGKTLFDHVLAFLNEHLIASIPPGG, encoded by the coding sequence ATGGTGAAGAAAAGCGAAGTGGTGCCCCATGCGATGGGGACGGCGACCTTGTTTGTGTTACTTGTCTTCATCGACAACGGTCATGCGGAGTCGAATGCGAATGTCGTAGTGACGAAAGACGTTCAGTACGGCGTTGGGCTTATTGAAAACGGTGCTTCGAGACAACCCTTGTTCTTGGATATCTATCGCGTCGGACAGGGTGCGGAGTTGAAACCAACTCTAATCCTAATACACGGGGGAGGATTCAGCGGAGGAGACAAAAGCAATTACGAGAAAGTCGCGCGTCAGTTCGCGGCACAGGGATTCGTCTGCTTTTCAATCAATTACAGGTTGACAGGGAATAAACCCCCAAATGGAATTGCCAGTACATTTGAGGACGCGAAGACGGCTGTACGCTGGATTCGTGCACACCAAACGAAATACGGAGTAGACCCGAAGCGCATCGCTGCAATGGGCTCGTCCGCCGGTGCTTCGATCGCGGACACATTGGCGTTATCCGAAGCGAGCGAATACAGACCCGATCTAGATGTTCCTGAAAACAACCCTAGCGTGGATTCTTCCATTCAAGCGTGTATCGATCATTCTGGTGGGTGCGCCGCCAGCGGAACTGCCGATTCAGAGGACCCCCCCATACTTATCATGCACGCAATCGGGGACTCCAAATCACCGTTTTCTTGTGCCGAACACCTTCGCGATCGAATTACTAAAGCTGGCGGTACTTGCCGGTTTCTTGCGCTACCCGGTTCCGATCACGTACCTCCGCTCGAAACTACATTCAACGGCAAGACTTTGTTTGACCATGTTCTAGCATTTTTGAACGAACACCTAATCGCATCAATTCCCCCTGGCGGATAG
- a CDS encoding Hsp20/alpha crystallin family protein, translated as MTACAPQVATRYLIPRVNVVDEAERVVIEAELPGVAKADLSLEVKDGELTLVGKRANATREGHYIMRERAFADYRRVFALSNAIDPTRIEAEMKDGLLTVTLHKTDRVKPRKINVN; from the coding sequence ATGACAGCATGTGCCCCCCAAGTCGCGACGCGTTACCTGATCCCCCGCGTCAACGTTGTTGACGAAGCCGAACGCGTCGTCATCGAAGCCGAGTTGCCGGGCGTTGCGAAGGCCGACCTGTCGCTGGAAGTGAAAGATGGCGAGCTCACGCTGGTCGGCAAGCGTGCGAATGCCACGCGCGAAGGCCACTACATCATGCGCGAACGCGCGTTCGCGGACTACCGCCGCGTCTTTGCGCTGAGCAATGCCATCGACCCCACTCGTATCGAGGCCGAGATGAAGGACGGCCTGCTCACGGTGACGTTGCACAAGACCGACCGCGTGAAGCCGCGCAAGATCAACGTGAACTAA